GACATCAGCCCGGCGTGGGCGGCGGGCGGCATGACGTCCACGGCCCGTGACTGGCAGCGCTTCCAGTCCGCCCTGTTCTCCGGCCGGCTGCTCCCGCGCGAGCAGCTGCGGACCATGCTCGCGACCGTCCCGCAGGACCAGGGCGCCGACCGCTACGGCCTCGGCGTGATGGAGATCAGCACCCCGTGCGGCACGGTTTGGGGCCACACCGGCGGCCTGCCGGGCTACTCCAGCTACAACTTCGCCGACCGCACCGGCGCCCGCACGGTCTCCGTCCTCACCACGAGGATGGAACTCTTCGCCCCTGAGAACACCGCGGCCGAAAAGGCTCTCTTCGAGGCAGCGGTCTGCCGCATGTACTCCTGACAAACGCGCGTACAGCACGTGAAACGGCCCCCTCCGAATCCCGGAGGGGGCCGTTCCAGGTCTCGCGGAACGTCAGCCGGCGATCATGCGGCCGGACGACTTCAGGTGCTCGCACGCCTGCGCGATGCGGGCGGCCATGCCCTGCTCGGCGGCCTTCAGGTACGACCGCGGGTCGTAGGCCTTCTTGTTGCCGACCTCGCCGTCGATCTTCAGCACGCCGTCGTAGTTCGAGAACATGTGACTCACGATCGGCCGGGTGAACGCGTACTGCGTGTCCGTGTCGATGTTCATCTTGATCACGCCGTACGTCAGCGCCTCGTGGATCTCCTCCAGCAGCGAGCCGGAGCCGCCGTGGAAGACCAGGTCGAACGGCTTGGAGCCGGCCGGCAGGCCCAGCTTCTCGGCCACCACGTCCTGACCCTGCTTCAGGATCTCCGGACGCAGCTTCACGTTGCCCGGCTTGTACACGCCGTGCACGTTGCCGAACGTCGCCGCGACCAGGTAGCGGCCCTTCTCACCGGCGCCGAGGGCTTCCACCGTCTTCAGGTAGTCCTCGGGCGAGGTGTACAGCTTCTCGTTGATCTCGTGCGCGACGCCGTCCTCTTCGCCGCCGACGACACCGACCTCGATCTCCAGGATGATCCTGGCCTTGGCGGTGAGGTCGAGCAGCTCCGAAGCGATCTTCAGGTTCTCGTCCAGCGGCACGGCCGAGCCGTCCCACATGTGCGACTGGAACAGCGGGTTGAGCCCGCGGTCCACCCGCTCCTGGCTGACCGCGACGAGCGGGCGCACGTAGCCTTCGAGCTTGTCCTTGGGGCAGTGGTCGGTGTGCAGCGCGATGTTCACCGGGTACTTCTCGGCGACCACGTGCGCGAACTCCGCCAGCGCAACCGCGCCGGTCACCATGTCCTTGACCTTGGTGCCCGAGGCGAACTCGGCACCACCGGTCGAGACCTGGATGATCCCGTCGCTCTCGGCTTCTGCGAAACCACGCAGGGCCGCATTGAGGGTCTCGGACGAGGTGACGTTGATCGCGGGGTAGGCGAACTCGTTCGCCTTCGCGCGGTCGAGCATCTCGGCGTAGACCTCGGGGGTTGCGATGGGCATCGGTGGGTCCTCCTCGGGTGCCCGGAACGCGGTGTCGGCAGCATCCTACGGGCACCGCCCGGCGAGAGAAGTCGATCAACGGCATAGTGGTCCCATGGCGATCGCACGATGGAACGGCGAGATCATCGCCGAGAGCGAGAAGACCGTGGTGGTGGAGGGGAATCACTACTTCCCCCCGGAGTCGGTCCACGCCCAGTACCTCAGGCCGTCGGACACGATCTCGATCTGCCCCTGGAAGGGCACCGCTAGCTACTACACGCTGCACGTGAAGGGCGAGGACAACACCGACGCCGCGTGGTTCTACGCGGAGCCGAGCGCGGAAGCGACGAACATCAAGGGCCATGTCGCGTTCTGGAAGGGCGTCGAGGTCTCCGCGTAGGAGACCGCCCGACCTGTGACCGACTTCACCCTGTTCAGCCGGTGTCCCGACACCGGCATTTAGCCCTGACTGCTCCATTCGGCACGGGCGAGCCGCCGGTTCTAGCTTCGCGGCATGACGAAACTCGGAACCAGCGACCTCGAAGTGTCGCGCCTGTGCCTGGGTGGCAACGTCTTCGGCTGGACCGCCGACGAGGAGACCTCGTTCGCCGTGCTGGACGGGTACGCCCGAGCCGGCGGCACCTTCGTGGACACCGCCGACTCGTACTCGGCGTGGGCGGAGGGCCACTCCGGCGGCGAGTCGGAGACGATCATCGGCAAGTGGCTGCGCAGCTGCGGCAACCGTGACGGGATGGTCGTCGCCACCAAGGTCGGGATGCTCACCGGCATGGACGACCTCAAGGCGGCCACCATCGAGCGGGCCGCCGAGGACTCCCTGCGCCGCCTCGGCGTGGACCACATCGACCTGTACTACGCGCACCGGGACGACCCGGACACGCCGCAGGAGGAGACGCTGGCGGCGTTCGACCGGCTGGTGCGCGCGGGCAAGGTCCGGCACGTCGCCGCGTCCAACTACACCGCAGAGCGCCTCACGTCCGCGCTCGCCGTGTCCGAGCGCGAGGGCTTCGCCAAGTTCGTCGCGCTCCAGCAGGCCTACAACCTGGTCGACCGCTCCTACGAGGGCGAGCTGTCCCGGGCGGTCGCTGACCACGGTCTCTCGTCCGCGCCGTACTGGGGCCTCGCGAAGGGCTTCCTCACCGGCAAGTACCGGCCGGGTGTCGCGGTGGAGAGCGCACGGGCCGTCGGCGCCTCCAAGTACCTGGACGAACGCGGTCTGCGGATCCTCGACGCGGTGGACGAGGTCGCCGGGAACCACGGCACCACGCAGGCGGCGGTCGCGCTGGCGTGGCTGGCCGAGCAGCCCACGGTCGCCGCGCCCATCGCGTCGGCACGCACCGCGGAGCAGCTCGCTGACCTGGTGCCGGCCCTCGACCTGGAGTTGAAGGCGGACGAGATCGCGGCCCTGAGCGCCGCGAGCCGAGTTTAACTCTCCAGTAGCTTACTCACGGTAAGTTGCGTTACGGTGGCCTCCCGGCACAGCAGCCTGAGGAGGCCACCGTGGACGTTGCGGGCAAAGTCGTCCTGATCACCGGCGCGGCGAGGGGCATCGGCGCGGAAGTGGCGCGGCGCCTGGCCGCGAAGGGCGCGAAGCTCGCCCTGGTCGGCCTGGAGGGCGATCGGTTGCGCGAGGTCGCCGAGGAGTGCGGCGGCAGGGCGTGGGAGGCCGACGTCACCGACTGGGCGGCGTTGGAGACCGCGGTGAACGGGGTGGTCGACCACTACGGGGGCATCGACGTCGTCGTGGCCAACGCGGGCATCGCCGCGACGGGCTTCGTCCGCTCGATGGACCCGGCCGCGTTCGAGCGGGTGATCGAGGTCAACCTGCTCGGGGTGTGGCGGACGGTCCGGACGTGCCTGCCGCACCTGATCGCGAGCCGGGGCTACTGCCTGGTGGTGTCGTCGCTGGCGGCGATCGTGCACATTCCCGGCAACGCGGCCTACTCCGCCGCGAAGGCGGGCTGCGAGGCGTTCGCGGACAGCCTGCGGGCCGAGGTGCGGCACCTGGGCGTGGACGTCGGCGTCGCGTACTTCTCGTGGATCTCCACCGACATGGTCGAAAGCGCCGACAAGCACCCGGTGTTCGGGCCCCTGCGCAGTGCGATGCCGGGGCCGGCGGGCCGGAAGTACCCGGTGTCCGACGTCGGCAAGGCCGTGGTCCGGGGCATCACGCGGCGGTCCAGGGCGGTGCACGTGCCGGGTTGGGTCGGCGGCCTGAAGCTGTTCCGGGCGTTCACGCCGAAGGTGGTCGACCGGCAGTCGACCAAGTCGGTGGCGGCCGCCGACCGGGAGATGGCGGCGAACGACCTGTCCGGTCTGGTCGGACCGGGCGGCTCCGCCGCTTCCGCCGCTTCCGCCGCGAAGAACTCCGACCCGGCCGCTTAGGTCCGGGCGCGCTCATCTCCGGGCGCTTGGATCCCTCGCGCGCTCAGACCCAGGCGCCCATCAACGTCTGCCACTCGTGCACGCGCGTCTCGGCGATCACGCCGGCGGCCGTGTACGGGTCGGCGGCGATGATTTCCCGCAACTCGTCCTCGTCCGCCGCCTCGTAGACCAGCAGGGCGCCGGTCTGGTCCGCGTAGGGGCCCGAGACGAGCAGCGCACCCCGTTCCACCAGCGACGCCAGGTACTCCCGGTGCGCGGGCCGGACCTCCAGCCGCGCGCCCTCGTCGTGCCCGTAAACCAACTCGACCGCGAACCTGGCCATCGAAACCTCGTCTCCGTTGTGCAGCGCCGCGCCGAAGCTACCCGGCGAGGAGGTAACGTCACGTTCGTGGTCGGTCCGGAGGCGAACAGCGGCGGCATCGCGCGTGTGCAGGACACGCTGACGAACCTGCGCATCCAGGACGGCGCGGCCCCGGCCCCGACCGGCCCGCTGACGCTGGAAGACCTGTACCGCCAGCACCGGATGCGGTTGGTCAGGCTGGCGCTGCTGCTGGTCGACGAGCCGGCGACGGCGGAGGACGTGGTGCAGGAGGCGTTCACCGGCCTGCACCGGAACTGGTCCAACCTGCGGGACGCGCAGGCGGCCGTCGGCTACCTGCGGACAGCGGTGGTCAACGGGTCGCGCAGCGTGCTCCGGCGCCGCAAGACGGCCCGCGACTACACCCCGCCGCACGTGGCCAACGCGAGGTCGGCGGAAAGCCTCGCCATGCTCACCGCCGAGCACCAGGCGGTGGTGGCGGCGCTGTCCCAGTTGCCGCCGAGGCAGCGTGAAGTGCTCGTGCTGCGGTACTACGGCGACCTGTCCGAGGCGGAGATCGCCGAGGCCACCGGCATCAGCAAGGGCACCGTGAAGAGCACCGCCAGCCGTGCCCTGGACGCCCTCCAGAAGATCATGGCCGGCCGCTGACCCGGTAACGCCTGCCAGGGGTCCCCTCGATCGGGGATCCCCTCGCGGCATAGCCAACCACAAGGGTCGGACGTTGCGCGGCTGCGAACGCGCGCCTGTGGATAACTCCCGTTGCGGCGTTCCCGCGCGCTGACGGCACTGCCCACCGCGGCCTTCCAGACCCTTCCGACGCCACCCGTCTCGACGTGTGCCGCCGCACTGGACTAGCCCAATCCGCTACTTGGTATAGACCAATGGCGGTCGCATGCCGCACTATCGGTCCTCGTGGCGCGCACTAGACACGTAATAGCCGTCGACGTAGGCGGAACCGAGACCAAGGCCGCTCTGGTCACCGGCACCCCCACCGGGGTGCGGCCGGTGAAGCAGCAGCGCCGTCCCACCAGGCACGGCGGCGACGCCGTGGTCGAGGACGTCACCGCCTTGGTCGACGAACTGCGCTCCGCGTCCGAACACCCCGTCGACGCGATCGGCGTGGTGGTGCCGGGCATCGTGGACGACGCCACCGGCACCGGCGTCTACTCGGCGAACCTGGGCTGGCGGAACTACCCGTTCAGGTCACGCCTGGAGGCGAGCACCAACCTGCCCACCGCCTTCGGCCACGACGTCCGCGCCGCCGCCCTGGCCGAACTCCGCCAGGGCGGTGCCCAAGGCCTGCTCAACGCGGTGATCATGCCGATCGGCACCGGTATCGCCGCCGCGCTCGTCCTGGACGGCCGGGTCTCCACCGCGCCGGGCGAGATCGGGCACGTGGACGTCGGCCACGGCGACCCGTGCGGCTGCGGGCAGACGGGGTGCGTGGAGGCGAGGGCGAGCAGCGCGGCCATCGCCCGCCGCTACACCCAGCGGACCGGACGGCCCGTCAAGGGCGCCGCGGACGTAGCCCGGCTGCTCGATTCGGGCGACACGGACGCGGCGGCGGTGTGGGGAGAGGCCGTGGACGCGCTGGCTAAGGGCATCCTGCTGCTAGCCGCATTGTTGGGACCGGAAGCCGTGGTGCTGGGCGGTGGCCTGGCACTGGCGGGCCCGTTGCTGACGGACCCGCTGGGCGGACGACTGGACGAGTTGACCACGTTCCAGCGACGCCCGGAACTGCGGCCGGCGGCGTTGGGCGACGAGGCCGGGTGCCTCGGAGCCGCGCTGCTGGCCATCGACATGCTGGAGGACAGATGAGCACGTGGGGTGGACCCGTGGACGTGACCCTGACCGGTGGTCGGGTCGTCACGCCCGACGGGGTGCTCGAACAGGGGTGGGTCGCGGTGCGCGACGGCCTGATCGCGGCCGTCGGCGACGGGGTGGCGCCGGACGGCCCGACCCGTGACGTGAACGGGGGGTGGCTGGTACCGGGCTTCGTCGACATCCACTGCCACGGTGGCGGCGGTGAGGCGTTCACCAGCGCCGACCCGGCCCGGGTGATCAAGGCGGCGAACGCGCACCGCAGGCACGGCACCACCACCATGCTCGCCAGCCTGGTGTCCCGACCGATCCCGGAACTGGCCGACCAGGTCAAGGCGCTGACCGAACTCGTGCGGGACGGCGTCGTCGCCGGCATCCACCTGGAGGGGCCGTTCCTGTCCGCCGCACGCTGCGGCGCGCACGACCCGGCCATCCTGTGCCCGCCGGACCGGGCGTCGATCGACCGGCTGCTCGACGCGGGCGACAACACCGTCCGGATGATCACCGTCGCACCCGAGCTCGAACACGGGGTGGACGCGGTACGCCACCTGGTGGAAAGCGGTGTCCTGGCCGCGATCGGCCACACCGACGCGACCGAGGCGCAGATCCGCCCGGCGGTCGAGGCCGGCGCGACCGTCGCCACCCACCTGTTCAACGGGATGCGCCCGCTGCACCACCGCGAGCCCGGCCCGATCGGCGCGCTCCTGGACGACGAGCGCGTCACCGTCGAGCTGATCTGCGACCTGGTGCACCTGCACCCGACCGCCGTCCGCCTGGCCGCACGGCACGCGGGCGTCGGGCGGACGGTCCTGGTCACGGACGCGATAGCGGCGGCGGGCGTGGGCGACGGCGTCTACGACGTGGGTGGCCTGGAAGTGCGGGTGGTGGACGGTGTGCCGACGCTCGCCGGCGGCGCGGCCCTCGCGGGCAGCACGCTGACCATGGACGCCGCGTTCCGCAACGCGGTCCAGTCGTGCGGCCTCACCATCGAGGAGGCCGTGCACGCCACGTCCACCCGGCCGGCGCGGCTGCTCGGCCTGGAGGAGCAGACCGGTGAGCTGCGGGCGGGTCTGGCGGCGGACATCGTCGTGCTGGACCCCGAGCTGAAGCCGCGCGAGGTCATGGCCAGGGGCGCGTGGGTAGCCTCGGGTGGAGCAGGCGTCCAGGTGAAGGACTGAGAGACCGATCACGTGCCAGATGACCACGAGAAGCTGGTGGCCGACGCCCTCCGCGCGCAGGCCACCAGCTCCGGCGCGCACCCGCACCAGCCCGTCCGCGAGGCCCGCCCGTCGCTCGGCGCGGGGTGGGTGCTGTTGCTCGCGGTGCTCCTGGGACTGGCGGCCGGCACGGTCGTCGCGGTGATTACGCTCAGTTGATGCCTGTAACGTGGTCGCCGTGACGGTCGCGCCCACTTCCACGGTTGCCCTCGGCCCGGACTGGCTGGACCCGCAGATCCTGCTCCAAGGACTCGGGCCCTACATGCTGGTCGGCCTGTGCTTCATCATCTTCGCGGAATGCGGCCTGCTGGTGGGCTTCTTCCTGCCCGGCGACTCGCTGCTGTTCACCGCGGGCCTGTTCGTGTCCACCGGGTTGATGGACTACCCGTTGTGGCTGGTGTGCGTGCTGCTCACGGTGTGCGCGCTGGTGGGCAACGTGGTCGGCTACTGGATCGGCTACCGGGCCGGCCCGGCGCTGTTCAGCAGGCCCGAGTCGAAGATCTTCAAGAAGGAGTACGTCGAGAAGACGCAGGAGTTCTTCGAGCGGTACGGCGCCCGCGCGATCGTGATGGCCCGGTTCGTGCCGATCGTGCGGACGTTCATCACCGCGATGGCGGGCGTGGGCAGGATGGACCAGCGCCGGTACTTCACGTACTCGCTCATCGGCGGCATCGTGTGGGCCGCGGGCCTCACGGTGCTGGGCTACTTCCTCGGCCAGATCCAGTTCGTGCGCGACCAGCTCGAAGTGATCGTCGTCCTGATCGCGTTCCTCTCGATCGTCCCGATCATCATCGAGGTGATCAAGTCGCGCCGGGAGAAGAAGGCGCTGCTCGCCCAGGAGGCGGACGACATCACCCAGATCATCGACATGGTGGACGACCGGATGGACGAGACCCAGCAGATCAAGCGGATCGACTAGCGCTCCGGCTCGAACATCGAGCCGGGTTGCACCGATGATGCCTGTCATGCGCTCGAACCATGGTCGTGGGACTCAGGTGGGATGTCCTGCCATAGCGAACGGCCCCCGGCGTCCGAAGATGCCAGGGGTCGCTACGTTCGCACCGGGGTGCGCGCCGTTCTAGCCATCGCGCCGGGCGGTCCGCGCCACCGTGAGGAACGCATCGAACTTCTCCGGCGCGAACGACAGGGTCGGCCCTGGGTGCTTGCTGTCGCGCACCGCTGCACGCCTCGCGCTGCGGTCCACCTCTACGCAGTCGGACGTCGAGCCGGACCTAGTCGACTTCCTCCACCGCGTTCCGTCCATCCGCTCGGCCCTCCATCGCCTCGGCCATCGCGACGATGACCCGGAGCGATTCTGTCTCGGTCATCGAAACAGCGAGCAGCCGGGTTGCGGCGAGATCGGCGCGCTGCTCGGCCGCCTGGGCACCGCCCCGCCCACCCGCGACCGGATCCTCGCCATCGCCCGGCGAGCCCGCCACCGGCAGCTTCATGCGACTGCACGGCCCCGCCCCGGACACCCTGGTCGCCCTGGCGTTGCACGAGCGGATGGCGCGGACCATCACCGGCTACGAACCGTTCACCGTCCCCAGCCTGGCCCAGACCGAGGACTACGCCCGCGCCCTGACCGGTGACAGCGCGATCGCCGCCGCCCGGATCGCCCGACAGGAGGCGCTTCACACCCTCAACCGGCCGGACACCGTCCTTTACGTCCTCGAGGCCGCAGTGCGCGGGGTGGTCGGCGGCCCGGCGGTCATGCGGGACCAGATGCTGCGACTGGCCATGATGTGCGAGACGACACGGGTCACGCCGCGACTCGTCCCGATGGATGCCCCGTTCGACGATGCCGTCGTGCGCAACGGCGCACTACTGACCTTCACAGAGCCGATCAAGCCGTTGGCCTACGCGGAAACCGACACCGCAACCGTGTTCCACGAGGCCCCACAGATCGTCGCCCACTACGAGACGAAGATGCGGCGTCTCGATGCGCTGGCGTTGCCACCGGCCCAATCCAGGGCGATCTTCACCCACTGGGCCGACGTGTACGACCGCCTCGTGTGAAGTATCCGTCCCGCCGGCTCTACGCAAGGGCGCCAACGGTGCCTCATGGACACCTTCACGGTCCACGAGGCTCGTTCAGTCAACGTCTCAGGTCACAACAGCTCGAACATCGAGCCGGGGTTGAACAGGTTCTCCGGGTCCAGCGCGCGCTTGATCCCGCGGTGGACCCGCAGGCCGACCGGCCCGATCTCCTTGGCCAGCCACTCGCGCTTGATCTTGCCGACGCCGTGCTCGCCGGTGATCGTGCCGCCGAGCGCGAGCCCCAACCCCAGGATCTCGTCGAACGCCCGCTGCGCCCTGGCGAACTCGTCCGCCGACGACGGGTCGTAGACGATCGTCGGGTGCATGTTGCCGTCACCGGCGTGCCCGACCACCGCGATCCGCAGCCCGACCGACTCGCTGATCCGCTCGCACCCGGCGATCAGGTCGGCGATCCTGGTCCGCGGCACGCACACGTCGTCGGTGAGCCACGCCCCGTAGACCTCCAGCGCGGTCAGCACGGCCCGCCGCGCGGTCAGCAGGTCACGGCCCTCGCTCAGGTCCTCGGTCGCGTAGACGAGATCCGCGCCCGCCGCCACGCACGCCTGCTCGATCGCGGCCAGTTCCCGGCGCCCGGCCTCACCACCCGAGTCGGACTGGCAGAGCAGGAGCGCCGCGTCGGCGTTCAGGTCGGTCTTGAGGTACTGCTCGACGGCCTTGATGGACGTCCGGTCCATGATCTCCATCAACGACGGCACGATGCCCTCGGTCACCACCCGGCTCACCGCCACGCCGGCGGCGGCCGTGCTGCCGAACGCGGCCACCAACGTCGCCGGAGCCTGCGGCAACGGCCGCAACGCCAGGGTCGCGCGGGTGATCACGCCGAGGGTGCCCTCGCTGCCGACGAACAGCTTGGTCAGGTCGTACCCGGCCACGCCCTTGACGGTCCGCCGGCCGGTCCGCAGCAGCTCGCCGTCCGCCAGCACCACGTCCAGCCCGAGCACCGAGTCCGTGGTGACGCCGTACTTCACGCAGCACAGCCCGCCGGCGTTGGTGGAGAGGTTCCCGCCGATCGTGCACCAGTCGTAGCTGGACGGGTCCGGCGGGTAGAACAGCCCGTGCTTCTCCACCGCGTCACGCAGGTCGAGGTTCACCACACCGGGCTCGACCACGGCCAGCCGGTTGTCCGGGTCGATCTCCAGGATGGCGTTCATCTTCGTGGTCACCAGGACCACGCAGCCCTCGACGGCGTTCGCGGCGCCCGACAGGCCACTGCCCGCCCCGCGCGGCACGATCGGCGTCCGGGCCGCCGCACACGCCCGGACCACCGCCTGGACCTGCTCGGTCGACGTCGGCAGCACGACGGCAAGCGGCTGCCCGTGAGGCGCCAACGGCATCATGTCGCGCCGGTAGCTCGCGGTGACGTCGACGTCGGTCAGCACCGCGCCGGCGCCGACGGCGGTGCGAAGTTCGGCGAGCAGGGGCTCCATCCGTCCACGCTAACCCCGGAACGGCGATGGCTCCAGCACGTGTTCGGGCCCGTACGGAGTGCCACGACTTCGAGGCTTCGGCAAGGCGTTATCCCCATGTCGCCCAGACGACACCGCGGTCCCACGTAGGCTGCCCTTGTGGTGTTGTCCGCATCGAGCGAAGCAGCAGCGTTCATCGACCTGGATTCCGCAGGCCCGTTGGCCGTGTGGCTGATCACGCTGAGCTTCATCTTCTTCGAGTGCGCGTTCATCTTCGGCCTGTTCCTGCCGGGTGACTCGCTGCTGTTCGCCGCCGGTGTGGTGCTCGCATCGCACGACGGTGAACTGTCGGCTTGGTTGCTGTCGCTCGCCGCGCTCATCGTGGCCGTCGTCGGCAACCAGATCGGCTACTACATCGGCCGGCACACCGGGACGCGACTACTCGCCCGGCGCGGTGGCAAGGTGCTCAACAAGGAGAACCTTGCCAAGGCCCGGGACTTCCTGGACCGACGCGGCTTCTGGGCCATCGTGCTGGCCCGCTGGATCCCGTGGGTGCGCACGCTCGCCCCGATGATCGCCGGCGCGGCCCGGATGGACCCGAAGCGGTTCATGCTGGCCACGACCATCGGCGCGATCGCCTGGGTGCCGACGCTGGTGCTCGCGGGCTACTACGGCGCCGGCCTGCTGACGGCCGTGCCGTGGCTGGAGACGGCGGCCGTGGTCATCAGCATCGCCTTCTTCGTCGGCGGCACCGGCTACGGCTTCTACCGCTACCGGCAGGAGATGAAGAAGCCGGTGGACGAGGACGCCGTCGTCGTCGTCCCGCAGAACTGACGGGGCTCACAGCACTTCGGTGATCAGCAGGTCCGCGGCGGACTTGGACGCGTTCACCATGAGCGCGTTCACGTGGTCGGTCCCGTGCAGCACGCGTTCACGGGCGTCCTCCTCCGACCGCCCGTAGCGGACGTGCCGGTCGATCAGCCGGGCCACCCGCAGCTCCTCGTCGATCATCAGGAACCACGCCTCGTCCAGCACGACCCGCACGCGCTTCCACCGGTCGTACTGGAGCAGCAGGTAGTTGCCCTCGGTGACGACCAGCGGCACGGACGGGTCGACCGGCACCGCGCAGGCGATCGGTTCCTCGATCTCCCGGCGGAACTCCGGCGCGTACACGACGTCCGGCCCACATGCCTTCAACCGGCCGAGCATGTCGACGTACCCGGGGATGTCGAACGTGTCCGGCGCGCCCTTCCGGTCGGCGAGGCCCAGCCGCTCCAGCTCGCGCTGGGCCAGGTGGAAGCCGTCCATCCCGACCAGCACGGCGTCCTCGCCGAGCGCGTCCGCCAACCGGCGGGCCAACGTCGACTTGCCCGAGCCCGGCGCGCCGCCGATGCCGAGGAGCCTGCGTTCGCCGGTGTCCACCAGCCGTCGCGCCCGGTCGACCAACTCGTCGAACCTCACCCGCTGTCCCGCCACCGTCCCAGCTCCTCCACCCAGTCCCACGCGGTGTGGCGCACGCGCACCGCGGCAACCTCGTTCGCCCAGCGGACGGCTTCGTCCACCGCCAGCCCTTCGGCGACCGCGACCGCCAGCGCGCCGTGCCACACGTCGCCCGCGCCGTTCGTGTCGCGCACCTCGACAACAGGTACCGGTCGCGCGCCGGTGACACCACCGCGCGACCAGGTGACGGGACGCGGGCCGTGCGTCCGGATCACCAGCGGCACACCGCGGGCGTGCACCTCGGTCTCGGACAGCTCGAAGGCGGCCGAGCACGCGGCGACGTCCACCAGGGGCAGCAGGTCGTCCAGCACAGGCTTCCAGCTGCCCGCGTCCAACACCACCGGCACGCCCGCGCGTCGGGCCAGGCGGGCGGCTTGCAGGGCGAGCGGCCCGAGGTGGCCGTCCACCAGCACCACGTCCGCCGCTTCGACCAGCGCCGGGTCCACCTCCCCGGTGAGTTCGGACTCCGCCGCGTTGCGCGAGATGACGGTCCGCTCACCGTCCCGCTCCCGCACCGCGACCATGCTCAACGCCGGACCGGCCCCGAGCGAGCGCACCTCCACCGGGTGCAGCCGGGACCGCGCGAACCCGCCCAGCTCACCGTCCAACGCGGTCAGCAGCACCGCCCGGTGCCCCAGGGCCGCCACCGCGCGGGCGGCGTTCGCGGCCGGGCCGCCGGGCGCCAGGTGCACGCCGAGCGACTGCACCTTCTGCCCCGGCCCCGGGAACTCCGCCACCCGTTGGCTGACGTCCACGGTGGTCAGCCCGACACACAGCA
This is a stretch of genomic DNA from Saccharothrix ecbatanensis. It encodes these proteins:
- the nagA gene encoding N-acetylglucosamine-6-phosphate deacetylase, whose product is MSTWGGPVDVTLTGGRVVTPDGVLEQGWVAVRDGLIAAVGDGVAPDGPTRDVNGGWLVPGFVDIHCHGGGGEAFTSADPARVIKAANAHRRHGTTTMLASLVSRPIPELADQVKALTELVRDGVVAGIHLEGPFLSAARCGAHDPAILCPPDRASIDRLLDAGDNTVRMITVAPELEHGVDAVRHLVESGVLAAIGHTDATEAQIRPAVEAGATVATHLFNGMRPLHHREPGPIGALLDDERVTVELICDLVHLHPTAVRLAARHAGVGRTVLVTDAIAAAGVGDGVYDVGGLEVRVVDGVPTLAGGAALAGSTLTMDAAFRNAVQSCGLTIEEAVHATSTRPARLLGLEEQTGELRAGLAADIVVLDPELKPREVMARGAWVASGGAGVQVKD
- a CDS encoding ROK family protein, giving the protein MARTRHVIAVDVGGTETKAALVTGTPTGVRPVKQQRRPTRHGGDAVVEDVTALVDELRSASEHPVDAIGVVVPGIVDDATGTGVYSANLGWRNYPFRSRLEASTNLPTAFGHDVRAAALAELRQGGAQGLLNAVIMPIGTGIAAALVLDGRVSTAPGEIGHVDVGHGDPCGCGQTGCVEARASSAAIARRYTQRTGRPVKGAADVARLLDSGDTDAAAVWGEAVDALAKGILLLAALLGPEAVVLGGGLALAGPLLTDPLGGRLDELTTFQRRPELRPAALGDEAGCLGAALLAIDMLEDR
- a CDS encoding YciI family protein, which gives rise to MARFAVELVYGHDEGARLEVRPAHREYLASLVERGALLVSGPYADQTGALLVYEAADEDELREIIAADPYTAAGVIAETRVHEWQTLMGAWV
- a CDS encoding DedA family protein, with translation MVAVTVAPTSTVALGPDWLDPQILLQGLGPYMLVGLCFIIFAECGLLVGFFLPGDSLLFTAGLFVSTGLMDYPLWLVCVLLTVCALVGNVVGYWIGYRAGPALFSRPESKIFKKEYVEKTQEFFERYGARAIVMARFVPIVRTFITAMAGVGRMDQRRYFTYSLIGGIVWAAGLTVLGYFLGQIQFVRDQLEVIVVLIAFLSIVPIIIEVIKSRREKKALLAQEADDITQIIDMVDDRMDETQQIKRID
- a CDS encoding DUF397 domain-containing protein — encoded protein: MDGTRWRKSTRSGSTSDCVEVDRSARRAAVRDSKHPGPTLSFAPEKFDAFLTVARTARRDG
- a CDS encoding SDR family oxidoreductase, with translation MDVAGKVVLITGAARGIGAEVARRLAAKGAKLALVGLEGDRLREVAEECGGRAWEADVTDWAALETAVNGVVDHYGGIDVVVANAGIAATGFVRSMDPAAFERVIEVNLLGVWRTVRTCLPHLIASRGYCLVVSSLAAIVHIPGNAAYSAAKAGCEAFADSLRAEVRHLGVDVGVAYFSWISTDMVESADKHPVFGPLRSAMPGPAGRKYPVSDVGKAVVRGITRRSRAVHVPGWVGGLKLFRAFTPKVVDRQSTKSVAAADREMAANDLSGLVGPGGSAASAASAAKNSDPAA
- the fbaA gene encoding class II fructose-bisphosphate aldolase, with protein sequence MPIATPEVYAEMLDRAKANEFAYPAINVTSSETLNAALRGFAEAESDGIIQVSTGGAEFASGTKVKDMVTGAVALAEFAHVVAEKYPVNIALHTDHCPKDKLEGYVRPLVAVSQERVDRGLNPLFQSHMWDGSAVPLDENLKIASELLDLTAKARIILEIEVGVVGGEEDGVAHEINEKLYTSPEDYLKTVEALGAGEKGRYLVAATFGNVHGVYKPGNVKLRPEILKQGQDVVAEKLGLPAGSKPFDLVFHGGSGSLLEEIHEALTYGVIKMNIDTDTQYAFTRPIVSHMFSNYDGVLKIDGEVGNKKAYDPRSYLKAAEQGMAARIAQACEHLKSSGRMIAG
- a CDS encoding aldo/keto reductase; this translates as MTKLGTSDLEVSRLCLGGNVFGWTADEETSFAVLDGYARAGGTFVDTADSYSAWAEGHSGGESETIIGKWLRSCGNRDGMVVATKVGMLTGMDDLKAATIERAAEDSLRRLGVDHIDLYYAHRDDPDTPQEETLAAFDRLVRAGKVRHVAASNYTAERLTSALAVSEREGFAKFVALQQAYNLVDRSYEGELSRAVADHGLSSAPYWGLAKGFLTGKYRPGVAVESARAVGASKYLDERGLRILDAVDEVAGNHGTTQAAVALAWLAEQPTVAAPIASARTAEQLADLVPALDLELKADEIAALSAASRV
- a CDS encoding SigE family RNA polymerase sigma factor; translation: MVGPEANSGGIARVQDTLTNLRIQDGAAPAPTGPLTLEDLYRQHRMRLVRLALLLVDEPATAEDVVQEAFTGLHRNWSNLRDAQAAVGYLRTAVVNGSRSVLRRRKTARDYTPPHVANARSAESLAMLTAEHQAVVAALSQLPPRQREVLVLRYYGDLSEAEIAEATGISKGTVKSTASRALDALQKIMAGR
- a CDS encoding DUF427 domain-containing protein; the protein is MAIARWNGEIIAESEKTVVVEGNHYFPPESVHAQYLRPSDTISICPWKGTASYYTLHVKGEDNTDAAWFYAEPSAEATNIKGHVAFWKGVEVSA